The proteins below come from a single Vibrio natriegens NBRC 15636 = ATCC 14048 = DSM 759 genomic window:
- the trpS gene encoding tryptophan--tRNA ligase, translating into MSKPIVLSGVQPSGELSIGNYLGALRQWHQMQDDYDCQYCVVDLHAITVRQDPKALHEATLDALAICLAVGVDPKKSTLFVQSHVPEHAQLGWLLNCYTQMGELSRMTQFKDKSARYANDVNVGLFDYPVLMAADILLYGAHQVPVGSDQKQHLELARDIATRFNNIYSPESPIFTVPEPYIPTVNARVMSLQDATKKMSKSDDNRKNVITLLEEPKSIIKKINKAQTDTETPPSIRHDIESKAGIANLMGLYSAATGMSFEEIEAKYKGVEMYGPFKKDVGEAVVAMLEPIQAEYHRIRADRAYMDEVMKQGAEKASARAAETLKKAYAAVGFVTRP; encoded by the coding sequence ATGAGCAAACCCATTGTATTGAGTGGTGTTCAACCTTCAGGTGAACTAAGTATCGGTAACTACTTGGGTGCTCTACGTCAATGGCACCAGATGCAAGACGATTATGATTGCCAATATTGTGTAGTAGACCTTCATGCGATTACGGTTCGTCAGGACCCTAAAGCGCTACATGAAGCAACTCTGGATGCACTGGCGATCTGTCTGGCTGTGGGTGTTGACCCTAAGAAGAGCACGCTATTCGTTCAGTCACACGTACCAGAGCATGCTCAACTAGGTTGGCTTCTTAACTGTTACACTCAGATGGGTGAGCTGAGCCGTATGACTCAGTTTAAAGACAAATCAGCTCGCTACGCGAACGACGTGAATGTTGGTTTGTTTGATTACCCAGTGCTTATGGCTGCGGATATTCTGCTTTATGGCGCACATCAGGTACCAGTAGGTAGCGACCAGAAGCAGCACCTTGAGCTAGCACGTGATATCGCAACGCGTTTCAACAACATCTATTCGCCAGAGAGCCCAATCTTTACGGTTCCTGAGCCATATATCCCGACGGTAAATGCGCGCGTAATGAGCCTTCAGGACGCGACTAAGAAGATGTCGAAATCAGATGATAACCGTAAGAACGTTATCACGCTGCTTGAAGAGCCTAAGTCGATCATTAAGAAGATCAATAAAGCGCAAACAGACACAGAAACACCACCAAGCATTCGTCATGATATTGAGAGCAAAGCGGGTATCGCGAACCTGATGGGCTTGTACTCAGCGGCGACAGGTATGAGCTTTGAAGAAATCGAAGCGAAGTACAAAGGTGTAGAAATGTACGGTCCGTTCAAGAAAGACGTTGGTGAAGCGGTTGTGGCTATGCTTGAGCCAATTCAGGCTGAATACCACCGTATTCGTGCCGATCGTGCTTATATGGATGAAGTGATGAAGCAAGGTGCAGAAAAAGCATCGGCTCGTGCAGCAGAGACGTTGAAGAAAGCTTACGCAGCGGTAGGTTTTGTGACTCGTCCATAG
- a CDS encoding phosphoglycolate phosphatase yields the protein MTQQSIKFIAFDLDGTLLDSVPDLAIAADQAVQALGYPSVSIEQVRDYVGNGADVLIGRSLSQSLTINPELSEELRAEARELFDEFYEQSGHKLSHLYPTVKETLAELHQAGFTLAVVTNKPSKFVPHILEQHGIAHYFVDVLGGDAFPEKKPNPVALNWLMEKHKIQPGEMLMVGDSKNDILAAKNAGCTSFGLTYGYNHGEPISASNPDFVADKMSELLEVVAVSA from the coding sequence ATGACTCAACAATCTATAAAATTCATCGCCTTTGACCTAGACGGTACATTACTTGATAGCGTACCCGATTTGGCCATCGCGGCAGACCAGGCTGTTCAGGCACTTGGTTACCCATCGGTATCAATAGAGCAAGTTCGTGACTATGTCGGGAATGGCGCAGATGTACTCATTGGTCGCTCATTGAGTCAAAGTCTGACCATCAACCCTGAACTGAGTGAAGAGCTACGTGCAGAAGCGCGAGAACTGTTTGATGAGTTTTACGAGCAGAGTGGTCATAAACTGAGTCACCTTTACCCAACAGTAAAAGAGACACTGGCAGAGTTGCACCAGGCGGGTTTTACCCTTGCAGTCGTTACGAACAAACCTTCTAAGTTTGTACCGCATATCCTGGAGCAACATGGCATTGCCCATTACTTTGTCGATGTGTTGGGCGGTGATGCTTTCCCTGAGAAAAAACCAAATCCAGTGGCACTGAACTGGTTGATGGAAAAACATAAGATTCAACCGGGCGAAATGTTAATGGTAGGGGATTCGAAAAACGACATCCTTGCCGCGAAAAACGCAGGCTGTACTTCATTTGGTTTAACTTACGGTTACAACCATGGTGAGCCAATTTCTGCATCAAATCCGGACTTTGTCGCAGACAAGATGTCGGAATTATTGGAAGTTGTCGCCGTTTCTGCATAA
- the rlmB gene encoding 23S rRNA (guanosine(2251)-2'-O)-methyltransferase RlmB, whose protein sequence is MSNDFIYGIHAVKAVLEREPERFIEAYVLKGRQDDRLMPILNDLQVCGVSIQQMTRKTLDDKAQGANHQGIIARVKAAKQLNENDIDAILAQHESPLLLVLDGVTDPHNLGACLRNADAAGVAAIIVPKDRSAPMNATVSKVACGAAEVVPLIRVTNLARTMRTLQEQGIWFVGTAGEATHDIYQAKLTGPLAIVMGAEGDGMRRLTRETCDDLIKIPMAGSVSSLNVSVASGICLFEAVRQRLASK, encoded by the coding sequence ATGAGTAACGATTTTATTTACGGTATTCATGCCGTGAAAGCGGTATTGGAACGTGAACCAGAACGATTTATCGAAGCGTACGTGCTAAAAGGGCGCCAAGATGATCGTTTAATGCCAATCCTGAACGATTTACAGGTATGTGGCGTTTCCATTCAGCAAATGACACGTAAGACCTTGGATGATAAAGCACAAGGTGCGAACCACCAAGGCATCATCGCACGCGTAAAAGCGGCAAAGCAGCTGAATGAAAATGACATTGATGCGATTCTGGCGCAACATGAATCACCGCTTTTACTTGTGCTGGATGGTGTGACGGATCCACACAATCTTGGTGCGTGTCTGCGTAATGCGGATGCTGCTGGCGTAGCAGCTATTATCGTGCCAAAAGATCGCTCGGCACCGATGAACGCGACAGTAAGTAAGGTCGCGTGTGGCGCAGCTGAAGTGGTGCCACTGATTCGTGTAACTAACCTAGCTCGCACGATGCGTACGCTGCAAGAGCAAGGCATCTGGTTTGTTGGTACTGCTGGTGAAGCGACACACGATATTTACCAAGCGAAACTGACAGGGCCTCTGGCAATTGTAATGGGCGCAGAAGGCGATGGTATGCGCCGCTTGACACGTGAAACCTGTGATGATTTGATTAAAATCCCAATGGCAGGTAGTGTATCAAGCCTGAACGTATCGGTTGCGTCTGGCATCTGTTTGTTTGAAGCGGTGCGTCAGCGACTAGCCTCAAAATAG